One genomic window of Verrucomicrobiia bacterium includes the following:
- a CDS encoding DUF2339 domain-containing protein — protein sequence MKPMHRAELLRLRDDHERLRREVDRYGVRLETFEAQLQMESEPAVEPVMPMEPEPMPVLPPPLPEMPQVREEVLQRVTKQIEEPKYEPKLVPPPPVTPSAAAPAPVEGGNFEMKLATYWFVRLGVVMLLTGLAFFGYYAYQNYIPHLGPAGKLGLIYFAGIGLLFGGHWCQRDRSNDKLTNFGHVLFAGGLATVYFGTYAAHHIEYLRVISSVFVDGILLLAWALVVFWLADRKKSEVMALFAIGLSYYTSGVTQVGMFTLVSNLILTLAAVGFFLRNRWVTLSFIGMVGTYAGYAFWRFYYNGGWVVDHLPQPQIGYGVAFLACYWAAFCAAGFVSRSEALVKTGRATFLSLNNAAFFGLTTLSFWSSHNDRFWLFSLSFGVVLLALSALAARLFKEEEEVGHTLLTQGLLLVTLGIIVKFSGMSLAVLLAAESVVLLVTGYRLNLVILRIGAYITATLSLFHCLPHIAAFNVPDLIKAVGVGGAMLFCGCWTQRQLKQQEDTEADGRLFFWSAATWLLGLVATWQNVDATQRPIIFALLSLLLVHLHPVLRLKELTIMGQLYLVLGQLIWLEAYLSHDVLPGWLLASLIGCTVWMGHWWQHQTRLKVRIGTANVFQGLLALMLIIIGVVWVQSEFALAPRIVWTAALAVGITVYALVTRWTKLAVFAQAFVFLQAGQFALALTMKDIGSVHNLLPIAVLLAFAIGAYLLAGVMGRDDRREARGGLLSLAYIYYTMAALMSLLWVHQYLVPEKWFWVQALLGAAVFAVGMWRQDKALLYVSLLFTVFGLFDFWRPGGTPVIHWPNLLAIALLFMQQQALDRLSEKPEETRGLGTFFITTAGLSLWFYLYRWLSLNAAGFYITAGWAALAFVFLIVGLAVQDRRYRWLGLVILACAIGRAMLIDVWRLATIYRVLSFMALGVVLIVLGYIYTRYQEKIKKWL from the coding sequence ATGAAACCGATGCATCGAGCTGAGTTGTTACGACTGCGGGATGACCATGAACGTCTCCGGCGTGAAGTGGATCGCTATGGGGTGCGGCTCGAGACCTTTGAGGCGCAATTGCAGATGGAGTCAGAGCCAGCAGTCGAACCGGTGATGCCGATGGAGCCTGAGCCGATGCCCGTTCTGCCGCCGCCTTTGCCGGAGATGCCTCAAGTGAGGGAGGAGGTTCTTCAGCGTGTCACCAAGCAGATTGAGGAGCCGAAATATGAGCCCAAGCTTGTTCCTCCTCCTCCGGTCACTCCGTCGGCAGCAGCACCTGCTCCGGTGGAAGGTGGTAATTTCGAGATGAAGCTGGCGACGTATTGGTTCGTGCGCCTGGGCGTGGTGATGCTGCTGACGGGATTGGCTTTCTTCGGTTATTACGCTTATCAGAATTACATCCCGCACCTTGGACCGGCGGGTAAATTGGGGCTGATCTATTTTGCGGGGATAGGGTTGTTGTTCGGCGGGCATTGGTGCCAGCGAGATCGGAGTAATGACAAGCTCACGAACTTCGGGCATGTGCTGTTCGCGGGCGGGTTGGCGACAGTCTATTTCGGCACGTACGCGGCGCATCACATCGAGTATTTGCGGGTGATCTCCAGTGTGTTTGTAGATGGGATATTGTTGCTGGCGTGGGCACTGGTGGTGTTCTGGCTGGCTGACCGGAAGAAGTCCGAGGTGATGGCATTGTTCGCCATCGGGCTTTCGTATTACACCTCCGGCGTGACGCAGGTGGGGATGTTCACGCTGGTTTCCAATCTCATCCTGACACTCGCTGCCGTGGGCTTTTTCCTGCGTAACCGCTGGGTGACGCTTTCATTCATCGGCATGGTGGGGACGTATGCTGGTTACGCGTTCTGGCGGTTTTATTACAATGGCGGGTGGGTGGTGGATCATCTGCCGCAGCCGCAGATCGGGTATGGCGTGGCTTTCTTGGCGTGCTACTGGGCGGCCTTTTGCGCGGCAGGATTCGTAAGCCGTTCAGAAGCGTTGGTGAAGACGGGGCGGGCGACGTTCCTCTCGTTGAACAATGCGGCTTTCTTCGGTCTCACGACATTGAGTTTCTGGAGCAGTCATAATGACCGGTTCTGGTTGTTCTCTTTGAGCTTTGGTGTGGTATTACTGGCACTATCCGCTTTGGCGGCAAGATTGTTTAAGGAGGAGGAAGAAGTTGGCCACACGCTCCTGACGCAAGGGCTGCTGCTGGTGACGCTGGGCATCATCGTGAAGTTCAGTGGTATGTCGCTTGCAGTGTTGCTGGCGGCGGAGAGCGTGGTTTTGTTGGTCACGGGCTATCGCCTGAACTTGGTGATCTTGCGCATCGGTGCGTATATCACGGCGACGTTGAGCCTGTTCCATTGCCTGCCGCACATCGCGGCTTTCAATGTGCCGGACTTGATCAAAGCGGTGGGTGTGGGTGGGGCGATGCTCTTCTGCGGCTGCTGGACGCAACGGCAATTGAAACAGCAGGAGGATACAGAGGCGGATGGACGATTGTTCTTCTGGTCGGCGGCCACGTGGCTGCTCGGTTTGGTCGCGACGTGGCAAAATGTTGATGCCACGCAACGGCCCATCATCTTCGCGCTACTGTCATTGTTATTGGTGCATCTGCATCCGGTGCTGCGGTTGAAGGAGCTGACGATCATGGGGCAATTGTATCTGGTGCTGGGGCAGCTTATCTGGCTGGAGGCTTACTTGTCGCATGATGTGTTGCCGGGCTGGTTGCTGGCCTCGCTGATCGGTTGCACAGTGTGGATGGGGCATTGGTGGCAGCATCAGACACGGCTGAAAGTGCGCATCGGCACGGCGAATGTCTTTCAAGGGTTGCTCGCGCTCATGCTGATCATCATCGGCGTGGTGTGGGTGCAGAGTGAATTCGCACTGGCTCCACGCATCGTGTGGACGGCGGCCTTGGCGGTGGGCATCACAGTGTATGCTCTGGTGACCCGCTGGACGAAGCTCGCGGTCTTTGCACAAGCCTTCGTCTTCCTGCAAGCTGGCCAATTCGCCTTGGCCCTGACGATGAAAGACATCGGGTCCGTGCATAACCTGCTGCCGATCGCGGTGCTGCTGGCGTTCGCGATCGGCGCGTATCTGCTGGCAGGTGTGATGGGGAGAGATGACCGGCGCGAAGCGCGTGGTGGATTGCTCTCGCTGGCGTATATCTATTACACGATGGCGGCTTTGATGAGCCTGCTGTGGGTGCATCAATACTTGGTGCCGGAGAAGTGGTTCTGGGTACAGGCGTTGCTGGGTGCCGCAGTGTTCGCGGTGGGGATGTGGCGGCAGGACAAAGCACTGCTCTATGTGAGCCTGCTGTTCACGGTGTTTGGGCTGTTCGATTTCTGGCGTCCGGGTGGCACGCCGGTGATTCATTGGCCAAACCTGCTGGCGATTGCGTTGCTGTTCATGCAGCAACAGGCGCTTGATCGCCTGAGCGAGAAGCCGGAGGAGACGCGCGGCTTGGGCACGTTCTTCATCACGACGGCGGGCTTGAGCCTGTGGTTTTATCTTTACCGTTGGCTATCCCTGAACGCCGCTGGGTTTTACATCACGGCCGGTTGGGCGGCGCTGGCGTTTGTGTTCCTTATCGTTGGCTTGGCTGTGCAAGATCGCCGTTATCGCTGGCTGGGGCTGGTGATACTGGCGTGTGCCATCGGGCGGGCGATGCTGATCGATGTGTGGCGATTGGCGACGATCTATCGCGTGCTGAGCTTCATGGCGCTGGGTGTGGTGCTGATCGTGCTGGGATACATCTACACGCGGTATCAGGAGAAGATCAAAAAGTGGCTGTAG
- a CDS encoding DUF433 domain-containing protein, whose translation MKTSELITVDPEIMGGSPVFKGTRVPVNTFFEYLADNYTLDEFIECFPTVSKEMAVSLLVACRNSLS comes from the coding sequence ATGAAAACCAGCGAACTCATCACGGTTGATCCAGAGATCATGGGTGGCTCACCTGTTTTCAAAGGAACACGCGTACCCGTGAATACTTTCTTCGAGTATCTGGCCGATAACTACACGCTAGATGAATTCATTGAATGCTTTCCTACAGTTTCCAAAGAAATGGCCGTGAGTCTATTAGTTGCATGCCGTAATTCTCTGTCATAG
- a CDS encoding PVC-type heme-binding CxxCH protein yields MNKPSATLLLTTLATALAFNLSAAEPELTAQDLPRLKPTEPADVMKTFSVRPGFHLELVAHEPLLVSPVAISFDENGRMFVVEMIDYSERRDEKLSRIKLLEDTNGDGKFDKSTIYAKELPWATGVICANGGIFVTASPDLIWLKDTNGDGQADEQKVIFTGFAEGIARLNMQALPNSMHWGLDNRIHGATGPNGGVLRNLARPDDTPVNVNRRDFYFNPTTLELFSEAGGGQNGLSFDSTGRRYATSNSRHLMAYLFDSKYAARNPDYIMPNPLVDIPADGPAAEVYRTSPDEAWRVIRTKWRVDGTVKGVVEGGGRASGYFTGATGVTIYRGNAYPADFQENAFIGDAGSNLVHRKRIRPDGAGLIAERAADEQKSEFIASSDNWFRPVNFANAPDGCLYIIDMYREVIEHPWSIPESIKKFVDLNSGNDRGRIYRVVPDSYKQPKLPALGKATTKELVETLGHANGWHRDTAARLLFERQDQAAVPLLEKSLKESKSAFGRMHALYALAGQGTLSPTQILEAMKSPDALVRQHAVKLSEKYLKPLASNRLRDDLTALANDPDINVRHQVAYTIGDLNPPDRTAALLALAKQDGSDKWIRTALLNSMPTDVVPILNAGFKDEDFRRSPTGRAFLSELLTLAGTKMTSDSPSEFLAALEKIGAPDAYIYVRALGEGTKRSGRTIAKVDPHNYLTKIFAAAGKDVTRTDLSDAHRIEAIRTLAYNPHDHTGLLSSLLKRETSTPVQLVVIESLEAAKSRELSGSLIKQWDQLTQPARGAAAELLLKRAEYHPALLNALETGRIKPHELSTAQINRLREHKDPELKARAGKLFAQSNTAKRDDVIKAFEPALKLKGDAVKGKQIYAERCVSCHRAEGEGHALGPDIVTVKTTGREKLLVNILDPNREVPPQFVSYAIDTKDGESYSGLVVNESPSNVTLRMAFGQESTVARSNITKMNSSGQSLMPEGLEAGLTPQDLANLLEFIVMANK; encoded by the coding sequence ATGAACAAACCATCCGCCACACTGCTCCTGACGACGCTCGCCACTGCCTTAGCCTTCAATCTGTCTGCCGCCGAGCCCGAATTGACCGCCCAAGACCTGCCACGCCTGAAGCCTACCGAGCCTGCGGATGTGATGAAGACCTTCTCCGTGCGCCCCGGTTTCCATCTGGAACTCGTCGCCCACGAACCGCTCCTCGTTTCCCCCGTCGCCATCTCCTTCGATGAGAATGGCCGCATGTTCGTCGTTGAGATGATCGATTACTCCGAGCGACGCGATGAAAAGCTCAGCCGCATCAAGCTGCTGGAAGATACGAATGGCGACGGTAAGTTCGATAAAAGCACCATCTACGCGAAAGAACTGCCATGGGCCACCGGCGTCATTTGCGCGAATGGCGGCATCTTCGTCACCGCCTCGCCCGATCTCATCTGGCTGAAGGACACTAATGGTGACGGCCAAGCCGATGAACAAAAGGTCATCTTCACCGGCTTCGCCGAAGGCATCGCCCGCCTGAACATGCAGGCGCTGCCGAACAGTATGCACTGGGGCTTGGACAATCGCATCCATGGCGCGACTGGCCCCAATGGCGGTGTCTTGCGCAATCTCGCCCGCCCCGATGACACGCCCGTGAATGTGAACCGGCGCGACTTCTATTTTAATCCCACCACGCTCGAACTGTTCAGCGAAGCCGGTGGCGGCCAGAACGGGCTGAGCTTCGACAGCACCGGTCGCCGTTATGCCACCAGCAATAGCCGTCATCTGATGGCGTATCTATTCGATAGCAAATACGCCGCGCGCAATCCCGACTACATCATGCCGAATCCGCTCGTGGACATTCCGGCTGATGGCCCCGCTGCTGAAGTTTATCGCACCAGCCCGGATGAAGCCTGGCGCGTCATCCGCACCAAGTGGCGTGTCGATGGCACCGTGAAAGGCGTGGTGGAAGGCGGCGGCCGCGCCTCCGGCTACTTCACCGGCGCAACGGGCGTGACCATCTATCGCGGCAATGCCTATCCAGCGGACTTTCAGGAAAACGCCTTTATCGGAGATGCGGGCAGCAATCTTGTCCACCGCAAACGCATCCGCCCGGATGGCGCTGGCCTCATCGCCGAACGCGCCGCAGACGAGCAAAAATCTGAATTCATCGCCAGCTCAGACAACTGGTTCCGCCCCGTGAACTTCGCAAACGCACCCGATGGCTGCCTCTACATCATCGATATGTATCGCGAGGTCATCGAGCACCCATGGTCTATCCCCGAATCCATCAAGAAATTCGTGGACTTGAACAGTGGCAACGATCGCGGCCGCATCTACCGCGTCGTCCCCGATAGTTACAAGCAACCCAAGCTGCCCGCCCTCGGCAAAGCCACGACCAAGGAACTCGTCGAAACCCTCGGCCACGCCAACGGCTGGCATCGCGACACCGCCGCCCGTCTGCTCTTCGAGCGACAGGACCAAGCCGCTGTTCCGTTGCTGGAAAAATCCTTGAAAGAATCCAAGTCCGCTTTCGGACGTATGCACGCGCTTTATGCCTTGGCAGGACAAGGCACCCTGAGCCCGACGCAGATTCTAGAAGCGATGAAAAGTCCTGACGCACTGGTTCGCCAGCACGCCGTGAAGCTCTCAGAAAAATATCTGAAACCGCTCGCTTCCAATCGTCTGCGCGATGATCTGACAGCACTGGCTAACGATCCCGACATCAACGTGCGCCATCAAGTCGCCTACACCATCGGCGATTTAAATCCTCCCGACCGCACCGCCGCTTTGCTGGCGCTAGCCAAGCAAGATGGATCGGATAAATGGATTCGCACGGCCTTGCTCAATTCCATGCCCACAGATGTAGTGCCGATTCTAAATGCAGGTTTCAAAGATGAAGACTTTCGCCGTTCTCCCACCGGCCGCGCCTTTCTCTCTGAACTCCTCACGCTGGCTGGCACGAAAATGACTTCCGATAGTCCCAGCGAATTCTTGGCCGCCCTCGAAAAGATCGGCGCACCGGATGCCTACATTTATGTCCGGGCACTTGGTGAAGGCACCAAGCGGAGTGGGCGCACGATCGCCAAAGTGGACCCTCATAATTATCTCACCAAGATTTTCGCCGCCGCCGGGAAAGATGTGACCCGCACCGACCTTTCGGATGCACACCGCATCGAAGCCATCCGTACACTGGCATACAATCCCCACGATCACACCGGCCTGCTGTCCTCACTTCTAAAGCGCGAAACCAGCACCCCGGTTCAACTCGTTGTGATCGAATCTTTGGAAGCTGCCAAATCACGGGAATTGTCTGGCAGCTTAATCAAGCAATGGGACCAGCTTACCCAACCCGCTCGTGGTGCAGCGGCGGAACTTCTGCTTAAGCGCGCAGAATATCACCCCGCGTTACTGAACGCCTTGGAAACTGGAAGGATCAAGCCCCACGAACTCTCCACCGCTCAAATCAATCGTTTGCGCGAACATAAAGATCCCGAACTGAAGGCCCGCGCTGGAAAACTCTTCGCCCAAAGCAACACTGCCAAACGTGATGACGTGATCAAAGCCTTTGAACCCGCTCTCAAGCTCAAAGGTGATGCGGTGAAAGGCAAACAGATCTATGCCGAGCGATGCGTATCCTGTCATCGTGCCGAAGGTGAAGGCCACGCACTGGGGCCAGACATCGTCACCGTCAAGACCACTGGCCGCGAGAAATTGCTCGTGAACATCCTCGATCCGAACCGCGAAGTGCCCCCGCAATTCGTCAGCTACGCTATCGACACCAAGGATGGCGAAAGCTATTCCGGTCTGGTCGTGAACGAATCTCCCTCCAACGTCACCCTACGTATGGCCTTCGGCCAGGAAAGCACCGTGGCGCGTAGCAACATCACCAAGATGAATAGCAGCGGCCAATCCCTCATGCCCGAAGGGCTGGAAGCCGGATTAACTCCGCAAGATTTGGCGAACCTGCTCGAGTTCATCGTCATGGCGAATAAATGA
- a CDS encoding amidohydrolase family protein produces MPNLNRRNFLKGTAAALTCSCLTGHAAPNPEEPIIDIHQHTDYSGRTNEQLLIHQRALGVTTTILLPAGRPMNLDSTHNGKSNGLAASASGNEAVLAMARANPKEYLFFANEVPDIPEAQKELEKYLKLGAKGIGEQKFNVDCDSIHMQKIAEVAQEFDVPVLMHFQHETYNKGIERFYKMLEKFPKVNFIGHAQTWWGNIDKEHVQTVLYPMGKVTPGGITDRYLSDYPNMYADMSAGSGLGALLRDEEHTKAFFTRHQNKLLLGTDCNDTISRGPGCQGSRTIAAIRRLAPSKEIERKILFGNSKRLFKL; encoded by the coding sequence ATGCCCAACTTGAACCGCCGTAACTTTCTCAAAGGGACTGCTGCTGCACTAACCTGCTCCTGCCTTACGGGCCATGCTGCGCCGAATCCGGAGGAGCCGATCATTGATATCCATCAGCACACGGATTATTCCGGGCGCACTAATGAGCAGTTGCTCATTCATCAGCGAGCCTTGGGTGTGACGACGACAATCCTGCTTCCTGCGGGCAGGCCGATGAATCTGGATTCCACGCATAACGGGAAATCGAACGGCTTGGCCGCGTCAGCGAGTGGCAATGAGGCAGTGCTGGCGATGGCGCGGGCGAATCCCAAGGAGTATCTGTTTTTCGCGAATGAGGTGCCGGACATTCCGGAGGCGCAGAAAGAGCTGGAGAAGTATCTGAAGCTGGGCGCGAAGGGCATTGGTGAACAGAAGTTCAATGTGGATTGTGATTCCATCCACATGCAGAAGATCGCGGAAGTGGCGCAGGAGTTCGATGTGCCAGTGCTGATGCATTTCCAGCACGAGACGTATAACAAGGGCATCGAGCGGTTTTACAAGATGCTGGAGAAGTTCCCGAAGGTGAACTTCATCGGCCACGCGCAGACGTGGTGGGGGAACATCGATAAGGAGCATGTGCAGACGGTGCTGTATCCGATGGGGAAGGTGACGCCGGGTGGCATCACGGACCGGTATCTGAGCGATTACCCGAACATGTATGCGGATATGTCGGCCGGGTCAGGATTGGGCGCACTTCTACGGGATGAGGAGCATACTAAGGCATTCTTCACGCGGCATCAGAACAAGCTGCTCTTGGGCACGGATTGCAATGATACGATCAGCCGGGGGCCAGGATGTCAGGGGTCGCGGACGATTGCGGCGATTCGTCGGCTGGCACCGAGCAAGGAGATCGAGCGGAAGATACTTTTTGGGAATTCGAAGAGGTTGTTTAAGTTGTGA
- a CDS encoding thioredoxin family protein gives MARTPSTMVPLGTPAPHFSLPDPSGKIYSLDQFKGAPALVVMFICNHCPYVKHIRAELAKFGQEYQAKGAAIVAISANDIVNHPDDSPAKMAEEAKAAGYTFPYLYDESQAVAKAYKAACTPDFFVYDKEQKLFYRGQFDESRPRVEKILPVTGKDLRAAVDAALAGKPAPSEQRASLGCNIKWKNGNEPEYFKLI, from the coding sequence ATGGCACGCACTCCTTCCACGATGGTTCCGCTGGGTACACCGGCTCCGCACTTTTCCCTGCCTGATCCGAGCGGGAAGATTTATTCGCTGGACCAGTTCAAGGGCGCTCCGGCGCTCGTGGTGATGTTCATCTGCAATCATTGCCCGTATGTGAAGCATATCAGGGCTGAACTTGCTAAGTTCGGGCAGGAATATCAGGCGAAGGGTGCGGCGATCGTGGCGATCAGCGCGAATGACATCGTGAATCATCCGGACGACAGCCCGGCGAAGATGGCGGAGGAGGCGAAGGCTGCGGGTTACACGTTCCCGTATCTGTATGATGAATCGCAGGCGGTAGCGAAGGCATACAAAGCGGCGTGCACACCCGATTTCTTCGTGTATGACAAGGAACAGAAGTTGTTTTATCGCGGGCAGTTCGATGAGAGCCGTCCGCGGGTGGAGAAGATTTTGCCGGTGACGGGGAAGGATTTGCGGGCGGCGGTGGATGCGGCTTTGGCTGGGAAACCTGCGCCTTCGGAACAGCGCGCAAGTCTCGGTTGTAATATCAAGTGGAAGAATGGAAACGAACCTGAATATTTTAAGTTAATTTAG
- a CDS encoding four helix bundle protein yields the protein MENAEKDLRERTKKFAHRVIRLYSALPKSTVAQVLGRQLLRSGTSVGANCREADRARSKAEFISKIGECLREADETLYWLELIRDESLLPVVRLEPILIEANELVAILVTILKRARSG from the coding sequence ATGGAGAATGCAGAAAAGGATTTGCGGGAGCGTACGAAGAAGTTTGCCCATAGGGTTATTCGTCTGTATTCGGCTCTTCCTAAATCCACGGTCGCTCAAGTGTTAGGACGGCAGTTGCTCAGGTCTGGAACTTCAGTGGGAGCGAATTGTCGAGAGGCAGATCGTGCTAGGTCGAAAGCTGAATTTATTTCTAAGATAGGAGAGTGTCTTCGTGAAGCCGATGAAACTCTCTATTGGCTTGAGTTGATCCGTGACGAATCCTTGCTGCCAGTTGTGAGGCTTGAACCCATTCTTATCGAAGCAAATGAATTGGTGGCAATATTGGTGACTATTCTCAAACGCGCGCGAAGTGGTTGA
- a CDS encoding ROK family protein, with protein MFIGIEIGGTKLQLVAGDADGVIKERRRFNVDKERGGEGIREQIAGALPELIATTKATAIGVGFGGPVDCETGHICCSHQIQGWSEFPIGDWLKKLSGLPVKVDNDANTAAFGEALCGAGKGFNPVFYITMGSGVGGGVVVDGRIYHGAKPGEAEIGHIRLDKTGTIVEDRCSGWAVDRRIREACAGSPKSKLAELTRGMVRGEATQLVAALNANDLLAKEILAETASDLAFGLSHVMHLFHPEVIVLGGGVSLIGEPLRVAVEKALAGFIMEAFHPGPKVRLAGLSEDAVTVGALKLAGLAK; from the coding sequence ATGTTCATTGGAATCGAAATCGGGGGGACGAAGCTCCAGTTGGTGGCGGGAGATGCGGATGGGGTTATCAAAGAGCGCCGTCGCTTCAATGTAGACAAGGAGCGTGGCGGAGAAGGGATTCGCGAGCAGATCGCGGGGGCGTTGCCGGAGTTGATCGCGACGACGAAGGCGACAGCGATCGGTGTAGGATTTGGCGGGCCGGTGGATTGTGAGACGGGGCATATCTGTTGCTCGCATCAGATCCAGGGGTGGTCGGAATTTCCGATCGGTGATTGGTTGAAGAAGCTGAGCGGGTTGCCGGTGAAGGTGGATAATGATGCGAACACGGCGGCGTTCGGCGAAGCGTTGTGCGGCGCGGGCAAGGGGTTCAATCCAGTGTTCTACATCACCATGGGCAGTGGTGTGGGAGGTGGTGTGGTGGTGGATGGAAGGATTTATCACGGGGCGAAACCGGGTGAGGCGGAGATCGGGCACATCCGATTGGATAAGACGGGGACGATCGTGGAGGACCGTTGCTCGGGTTGGGCGGTGGACCGGCGCATTCGTGAAGCCTGTGCGGGGAGTCCGAAATCCAAGCTGGCGGAGTTGACGCGGGGGATGGTGCGCGGTGAGGCAACGCAATTGGTCGCTGCTTTGAATGCGAATGATCTGTTGGCGAAAGAGATTTTGGCGGAGACGGCGAGTGATCTGGCGTTCGGTTTATCGCATGTGATGCATCTGTTTCATCCGGAAGTGATCGTGCTGGGTGGTGGGGTGTCGTTGATCGGGGAGCCGTTGCGGGTGGCGGTGGAGAAGGCGCTGGCGGGGTTTATCATGGAGGCGTTTCATCCGGGGCCGAAGGTGAGGCTGGCAGGGTTGAGTGAGGATGCGGTGACGGTGGGGGCTTTGAAACTGGCGGGGTTGGCGAAATAG
- a CDS encoding SIS domain-containing protein, protein MKQWIAQYIQAQKAALDSIPVDEVAQIVEKLRVALKEDRQIFICGNGGSASNASHFATDLGKGSSDKIGKRFRVLSLNDNMSWVTALGNDYAYDQVYVRQLQNYAKPGDLLLVLSVSGSSPNLVEAVKWAKDHGVKTVALVGAKKGKLAEIAEQTVVVNDGHYGRAEDGQMGICHILCYAFMEVPELAKG, encoded by the coding sequence ATGAAGCAGTGGATTGCGCAATATATTCAGGCACAGAAGGCGGCGTTGGATTCCATTCCCGTCGATGAGGTGGCGCAGATCGTGGAGAAGCTCCGCGTGGCGCTGAAGGAAGACCGGCAGATCTTTATCTGCGGCAATGGCGGCAGCGCCTCCAATGCGTCGCATTTTGCCACGGACTTGGGCAAGGGTTCCTCGGACAAGATCGGCAAGCGGTTCCGCGTGCTTTCCCTGAATGACAACATGAGCTGGGTGACGGCGTTGGGGAATGATTATGCCTATGACCAGGTGTATGTGCGCCAATTGCAAAATTACGCCAAGCCGGGTGATCTTTTGCTGGTGCTGAGTGTGAGCGGTAGCTCGCCGAACTTGGTGGAAGCGGTGAAGTGGGCGAAGGATCATGGCGTGAAGACGGTGGCCTTGGTCGGTGCCAAGAAGGGCAAGCTGGCGGAGATCGCCGAGCAGACGGTGGTGGTGAATGACGGGCACTACGGTCGCGCGGAGGACGGTCAGATGGGTATCTGCCATATCCTGTGCTATGCGTTCATGGAAGTGCCTGAGCTGGCGAAGGGTTGA
- a CDS encoding alpha/beta hydrolase-fold protein, whose protein sequence is MSAIICARSTAVLSLSAFLLVFATWSAGAAEAKEQKKDIRPTPPTRAFDAPGAPKFTRLDGKPGVNPPATADGNFVIGPEYVPAPEEKLVPGVPQGKVQQFTMNSKDCQRFNPGIAREVFGTVDPKNPKTLIVETHPIDYTRTITVYIPAQYVPGTEAPFIVKHDGPGMGKPDMTFAYTLDNLIAQKRVPVQIGILIQNGGGDAQGHERGREYDTMSGLFAEFIEHEVLPLVEKNCSVKLTKDPEGRATMGNSSGGSAALIMAWFHPEWYHRVLTTSGTFVNQQWPFDPAMPDGAWGFHNKLIPESARKPLRIFMAVGDRDNYNPNVMRDGMHDWVEANHRMADVLKAKGYHYQYIFCLDAGHSLGKARAQITPHALEWLWQGYPIKGK, encoded by the coding sequence ATGTCCGCCATCATTTGTGCCCGTTCCACCGCTGTTCTCAGCTTGTCCGCGTTTCTTTTGGTCTTCGCCACCTGGTCGGCAGGTGCGGCGGAGGCGAAGGAGCAAAAGAAGGACATCCGGCCCACACCTCCGACCCGTGCCTTCGATGCGCCGGGGGCACCGAAGTTCACCCGGCTGGATGGCAAGCCGGGAGTGAATCCGCCAGCTACTGCGGATGGAAATTTCGTGATCGGTCCCGAATACGTGCCCGCGCCAGAAGAAAAACTCGTGCCGGGTGTGCCGCAGGGGAAGGTGCAGCAGTTCACCATGAACTCGAAGGACTGCCAGCGGTTCAACCCAGGAATTGCCCGAGAGGTCTTCGGCACGGTGGATCCGAAGAATCCCAAGACTTTGATCGTGGAAACGCATCCGATCGATTACACGCGCACCATCACGGTTTACATCCCGGCGCAGTATGTGCCGGGCACGGAAGCGCCCTTCATCGTGAAGCACGATGGTCCCGGGATGGGCAAGCCAGACATGACTTTTGCGTATACGCTCGACAACCTCATCGCCCAGAAGCGGGTGCCCGTCCAGATCGGCATTCTGATCCAGAACGGTGGCGGCGATGCGCAGGGGCATGAACGGGGTCGCGAGTATGACACGATGTCCGGCCTGTTCGCAGAATTCATCGAGCACGAGGTCTTGCCGTTGGTGGAGAAAAATTGCAGCGTCAAGCTGACCAAGGACCCGGAAGGCAGGGCGACGATGGGCAACAGTTCCGGTGGTTCGGCGGCGCTTATCATGGCTTGGTTTCATCCGGAGTGGTATCATCGTGTGTTGACCACCTCGGGAACTTTTGTGAACCAGCAATGGCCTTTCGATCCTGCGATGCCTGACGGGGCTTGGGGCTTCCACAACAAGCTTATCCCGGAGAGTGCACGCAAGCCCCTCCGTATCTTCATGGCGGTGGGTGATCGTGATAACTACAACCCCAATGTGATGCGCGACGGCATGCATGACTGGGTGGAGGCCAATCATCGTATGGCGGATGTCCTGAAGGCCAAGGGGTATCACTACCAATACATCTTCTGCCTCGATGCCGGACACAGTCTCGGCAAGGCGCGGGCACAGATCACGCCTCACGCGTTGGAGTGGTTATGGCAGGGCTACCCGATCAAGGGGAAGTGA